The sequence CAGGACCCaaatgaaaaataataacaaaaagacCAGCCGACATACTATTTTACTACTAGACCgttaatgtcttttggtttaagactttcttttattttgttactctttaattgtatttttgcaTAAAAGTAACTGACCTCTTTCGGtcgatttttttaataaaataaaattatggacTGAAAttggtcattttttaaaataattgaaTAACCGACATATTTTGATCTGTTTTTTAATATTAATCTTAATTATTTAAATGAAAAATCAATCTTGGTTGATTTCTTTAAAATAAACATTCCAGGACgcaaataatttttgaattttgatgaaaaaaacAACCGAACtcaatcaatttcataaaaaaataaaaaattatttttaaaaatcgaccaacttcGATTAGTTTTTTAGCCGGACGAAGGTCGATCAGTCACGGACTATTTTTATTGAATTTCTAATAGTGGATGGACCAAGCTAGAGACAGTTAGGTAGACAGTTCTTTTGAGGGGGTGGGGTGGGGCTAGGCCTCGCAAGAAAGTGAAACCTAAATTTGTCAAAAGATAAATACCAAAGTAGTGATTTGCAtttaaatttgagaaattttcataaaacactatttttagtggtaattagctatctataaataccatttgttatattacggattgtagatacgttttctgttgttataagatgtattggatgtatttaagctactgtattcatgaatacaatagcaaaaatatgCGTGAATCAgagaagtccagctaatcagttgttgtattcgagtgtattcgactgtattcatggcgtgaaacaggggattacactgtttttaaacggaaagtgaatcaattaacataatagactcctaatataactcaacaaactcaattataacacacaaattttgtatttcaagttataaaaaagattctcaaccaaaaaataccacaaaaatatagcaatcttcagagaaattatgtaatacatctgaatacataaattatattagttaaaaaaaacatatgaatacattcatggcatataacgagacagtgaatacaataaaatacatagaatacaacgggatatattgaaatacaatgacaaaaaaagacagtgaatacaatggaatacatgaaatacagcgagatacattgaattacaatgaaaagaagacaatgaaatacatgaaaatacaacgTAAAAACCAAGAACCAGCAACTCTTTTCATCGCAAAAACCATAAACTCAACAGATCTTCGTCCCTCATATTATCTTCCTCTGGCTCAAAATTCACTGTCTCCAAGTTTTAATTTTGACTCTGATTCTTCATCTATTTACTAAATAATAATGAAGATGAATCTTCATATGACTCGAAATCTACTACgtcctctctctttttctctctgtTTCTGTGTTTTGGACCTCCCTTCCCTTATGTGAATCAGacttaaagtaaaaaaaaaattgatgatAAAGTTAGAATTTTGAAGGCAAATCAGAGCACAATTGAGGCTACAAAGTCTCCAGTTAATGTGAATCAGACTGAAAATTCAGCACCAAAGTCCTCTTCTGGGGGAAAAATTGCAAATGGGAATGGAGAAAAGGGAATTATAGAGAAGGAAGtgaagaaaaatttcacttcttctTTGGTGAAGAAGCAGCGAAATGGGACAAATTTGGATGTGTCAGTGAAGAAAGGAGATGAAGATTTGGTTAAGTCTTTGTTGAATTGTGATTTCTTTGATGAGAATTGGATTACAAATGAGTCTTATCCTTTGTACAAACCCGGTTCTTGTTCTCTTATTGATGAGCAATTCAATTGTATTGTCAATGGTAGGTATGATAATTTAAAGATCTGAAGGGTCGTCTGAAAGTGCTGGAGGGAGGAGAGAGCGTGAGGTATTTGACTAATGATAGGTGATGTGGGTGAGAAGAATTTTGAGATTGAGTATCGTATTTTCAGGGAATGGGGGAAGAGAATAGCATGTATCAAagcagagaaagaaagaaaatagtatagctgaatagcgtatttagtggcttagggttaggaggtaaccaaaattagatattttgctataaacattaaaagatatctatagaatataatttttttaaaataatatttatttaaaataaataagatgttaaCATTTACTAtaagaggtaaaaattcctttaaaTTTTAATGATAAGTGAAAACCATTAGGCAACGTAGCCCCAAAGACTTTACCAATGCTTATTAACTTTAAACGGCAAAAACTCAAAAGAATCCTAATCTAATCCAATTCTTCGATTGCAAGAATTTTTATGCCTTTTCTTCTCGTTGCTTCTCATCCCTCTCAATTTTCTGGTCTAGACTCACTAATTTGTTCCAATTTGACTTTGAACCTATAAAGAAGAGAAATCAAAGGTATGACTCATGAGTATCAGATACTTAATTCTGTTCTTTCATATCttaacaaaacatcacttgaagtACTTTTTAGTATGGTGCTTATGCTCGTTATGTTGATGATTTGCAATTCCTGTATTTGATTTgtttttaatttctttccttttttgagTTGCATGTTTTTAGAAAAATTTAGATAAGCCGCTTTTGAGAAAAAGCCATTAAACAGAATCAAAAAGTTAATTATTTCGGATGTGATTGCTATACTTTACCTACTATAATAAGGTTAGAAAACTAATTTTGTATCACACTAaagtaattaaattttatttacgtaacagtaaagtaaaaaaaattaatttgttttggTCTTTGGTAAATATGAAACTAGTCAAACCATGCATCCTTTGACCTCCATTCAAGAATTTTGGTTATCTAGAAGGGATTACTAACACAAGAGAACTCCCCATTTTACCTTTCTATGTACTTTGAAACttaaatcaaaacaaaagaagaCGCGTTTCCTAATGCCCAAAAAAATGGTGTCGGGTTTTAATAACTACTAATGTATTTATGAGTGTGTCTATATTGGAATGGACCATTCGAGCAACGATAAAGTTATCTTCATGTGACCTATAAATTACTGTCGAACTTTTATATTGGAATGGACCATTCGAGCAACGATAAAGTTATCTTCATGTGACCTATAAATTACTGTCGAACTTTAGAAGTAGCTTCTACCACTTGCATTAGAATATATAGTCTATATCATATCCTTAGAGCGGTACTTTTTTGGTCCCTaagtaaatataaaatattttgtgTATCGAGTTGCCCTTCCCGATAAAAAAAGGTGTTAATGTTATCTTTCTTATCAGCGTGCCACACCATTCTTTCCATTTAATTCTATCTTCTTTActgtttccttttttttaatttttcgtcAACTCTCTccccccctctctttctctctttttggtCTTTATTGCAGCCTTTCTTGAACCATTCCTAGACGTCCCTTGCCGCCACCCTTCATGTTTTTTCCTCTGTTACAAAATCTTCTCACAAAATAAAAACCAAAACTTTCTTTTTGTTCATCTCAACTAACCTAATTCATCTATAGGAGCAAAATCAGAAGATTTGAAGATGCAAGAATGGTTGAAGATTACTTTTGTAGCAGTTTCAAGTGGAGTTCTTGTTTTAATTATGATCATAATAATTCAGAGAAGATGTTGTCCTCGAAAACGTAGAGAATCAAATTCAGAAAGACCTCAAAATTTGCAAAATGGGATTTCAAAACTTCACACAGTAAGTCTTCATCATCTTGATCGTGATGGTACAAAGAAaacaaattattatgttttcaaacaaGGGGCAATATCGACTAAAAACTATTTCAATTGGTCTGATCATCCATCTTTAGCAACTGATGCTGTTGAAAATGGATGGTCAAGATTTGCTTTCACAACTTATGCTCCATCTCCATCCGTTCGATCAGCTAGGTCTCTTTTAGGATCATGTGCTGTGGGTGAAAATGGAAATGAATTAGAAGTTGATATGAGTTGGGAAATTTGTCAAGGATCAGCTGATTTTATGCAAAAAATTAGGTTCAATTCTGGGCTTAAAAAACTTAGCAAAAGTTCTAATTTAATGTCAGCTTCTTCTGTTATAAAAACTTGTTTACCTTTGCCTGGACCCCATTTAGGAAATTCATCATTTCCACAAGAAGCTTATTTTGAGATTACAATTTTGCCTTATAATCAAGAAGATGGTGAAATTATGGGAAAAGCAAAGGAGGATAATATTGAGAAAATAAAGCTTATTAGAGAGGATTCTAATTCAAAAGCCAATTCAGAATCTTTGGTTCATGTTACAAGTAGTCAAAGGCAAAATGGACATCAAAGAATTCAAGAATCAAAGGACAATTTCAGAAGTGATTTTATTGTGTTATCAATTGGGCTTACAAATGGTGGTTCACTTCCACCTAAAATTCCAGGCAGTTATTCAGGTTCTATTGGATTCAACTCAAATGGTTCTGTATTTCTTGATGGTAAGttcctctttattttttttttattttttttttaaatattcctATGTCCATTTTGCTGTAGCTAGAATGCTTAAACAGAGTTCTAGAAGTCAATATTCAGCACTGAAAAATATTCATAGACTTTTCATAGTgggcatttttttatttttttattttgcataTAACTAAGTTTATAGGGTAGGCCATTCTTTTTACCAAAGGTCACATAAGTAAACAGTCATTTGTTTTTAATTGTCAATGATCAACATTGTGGAATTGTAAGGCCACAAACATAATTAGTCACACTGACAACTCTCCGATCCaaaaaaatttaatttcacaTATTGTTGCTGAATTTTACCTACAAATAACAGTAAAGTCACAATTATTTTTGTTACTAAATTAATTGAACTTTATCCAATATAATTAGTAAAGTCACAAAATATTAATCACTATAGAAGTAAAGTTACCTTAATGAGTAGGTTTTATCGTTATAGTAGCTAAAGTTTGATGACTTTACTAGAGTATTTTATTAGGTAAAGTTTATTATTTTAATGTGACAAATAATTTTATAACTTTATAGTTATAGTGAGTTCATtgtttttgagccgagggtctttcagaaACAACCTATCTACCTTCATAAGATAGGAATAATGTCTGCTTATACTTtatccttcccagaccccacttgtcgAATTTCActaagtttgttgttgttgttgttgtttatcgTTATAGTGAGTTCTGTAGAGTCACTTTACTGTTATTGCAAATGAAGCTTAATTATAATGCAAAAAGAATAGTTTTGTAACTTTACAATTATAATGGATAAACGGAGCGTTTATTGAAAACAACACTTCTACACTTACAAGGTAAGGGTAAAGGTTTGCGTGCTTTATCATCTTCAAATCTCACTTGTGAGATTACGGATTACACTAGATTTTCCGTTATTGTCGTTGTATTATTATAATGAAAGTTCATTACCGGACGTGAAATCAATccctcaaaagaaaaaagaaactaagTTTTTTGTCTTGATAATATGTTGCAGGAATGAAACTGGTGTATGAATCACAAAGAGAAGAGTGGGGAAAAGCAGAAAAGGTAATTGGTTGTGGATACAATCCAAGCCAAAAGAAGGTGTTTTTCACAGTGGATTCACTACTAGTGCACGAAATCCGTTGCAAATCAGAGGAATTTGGAAATCCACTATATCCAACTTTAGCAGCAAATGGTGACATTTTGGTATTAGTAAATCTTGGACAAAGTGTATTCAAATATGCACCAGCAAATTTACAAAGAACACCAAATCCTTGCTTTATTGGCCCTTTGGCAAATTCACCAGTTTTGGGATATGAAGATAGTAAAGAACTTTTTTCAATGGGTAGAATTGATGCACAGTGGCTCAACAGAAGTGCTACTACTACAAGAAGCAATAACAATACTGTCAatagtttgaaacaaatattagATTATGATTTGGAGTCAGAAGGTGATTTATTTGAAATTGTATTGGATAATAATAGTTCTACAAGATCTCCTAACCCTTTGTAgcataaaaaaaatcatattaaACATCATATTTGTACATGTTTTTGGTTTTAATGAGACATTTAGATTGTTGGTTCCAATTTATTATGTGCAGAGGCGGACCTATCCCTAGGGTAGGGGAGTCACCAGCCCCCGgtgattttggaaaaaaaatatatgtatgtaCAATCAAACTTCTCTATAACACCATCTTTATATtatagtcattcactataaaaattaaatttcttATGGAACCAATTTTCATACTATATtgtaatatatgttctctataacagcacTTTACTATAACATCTGACTGTATCTATCTtaaataattgatatatattttGATTTGCACACTAAGACGCAAAACTTAGGCAATTGCATTGGTATTTGGGAGGCACATCTTGACTTTTGTTGCGCTGCTTAGGTTTGATTTCCACATTAATATTTGCTTAAATTTTTATTCGATAATGATGTCCGCTAGTTTTAAATCCTAGGTCCACCTTGATTATGTGATTGCGGCAAACCATTAAGGGGGCTAAAGAAGATAGTCCCCTGCCTACTGAAGTCATTTCATTTGTTAATCTTTTGGCCTTTGTCCCAAGGCGTGAGATGAATTTAAATAGAGTAATATAATCCTGAAGATTTGAGTAAATTTTATGGGTGgttattcaattttttatttattatgcaaaagttacttttctttttttttgctacttaaaaatcattcaactttgtgttcactatccacaaattatttttctttcttttattacacaaaaattattttactttgctctaTTTATCACAAAAGTCACCTCGGCCAACTTTTATAATACATTTATTTGAAAAGTCTATTATATCCTTGACATTATAAATCCTCTCATTTATGCAAAACCTTCTATATTATacactatataatatatttttacctatgtattttacttataattaaaataaatttatttattatttttataatatatccatacatataatttttaataatttgtCAGTAACATTACCATGAATAAATCTCAAGTCCACATTCTTAATCATgtttaataaaatatgtttaataaaaattaaaaattcaaagcTCGTTGATTTATAGCCAAGCCATaccattaatttaataaataaaatacacaCATTTAGCAAAATGACACATCagattaatatttttaaataaataatattaatagataaagctttacaaaaattaatattaatcacaaatatctttgaaactttttttaaaaattttattgactataaaaaaactatcatttgttaaacaaatctatttttattattttaaataaatattaaaaaatattttttttattcatttttatttttaaaatatgctCATGTTTGCATATGATTAAAAAAATTGATTGccatgaaaaaaattaaatgtatggatatattataaaaataagtaaaatacctaagtaaaaatatattatataatatataatataaaaggtattacataaatgagaGGATTTATAATATCAAtgacataatagacttttcaaataaaagtattataaaatctggccacagtgacttttgtgataaataaagcaaagtaaaattattttgtgtaacaaaagaaagaaaaatgacttttgcgtaatgaacacaaagttggaTGCCTACCCATAAAATTCTCTGAAGATTTCTATAATTTCCTATAATTTGGAATTGAGATATAGTAATTAGTATTTGTTGTCAAACTACTAACAAGATAGTACATAATTGCCTTATAAATTTCATTAATGATGCTATTCTTGAACAGAATTTGTCTTTAGTAAGCCATGTTTGGTCAACGTAAGATCCCAAGAAATTAAGAAGTAGTAGTAAGGAGACATGTCATAATCTGAGGGGATGCCACCTAATCCCATGTCATTATGAGTTTGTTGTGTTCTAAAATTTGCGTTTTCTACTTGGATTTCAGATATGCATCCCCTAGTCCTTGTTCTCTCTttttatgaaagaaaaagaaaaggcttttgtTTTTATTGCTTTTTCCAGGTTATCCTTGTGTACAAAGACAACAATAAAGTTCAGAAGACAACAGAAATGGAAAAAGGCAAAAAGATTTGAAGAATAACTTCTTCCTCCTTTTCTTTTGGTGAATCACATTCGTTGAATTACGGGAGCCAGCAGTTTTATTCTTTtatacattttaaaaatattgaaaaaaaaaattcagctaTATAGTTTCAAAGTATGTGAATTTAAtctaaaaaaatttaataaattagatgc is a genomic window of Nicotiana tabacum cultivar K326 chromosome 16, ASM71507v2, whole genome shotgun sequence containing:
- the LOC107764253 gene encoding uncharacterized protein LOC107764253 gives rise to the protein MQEWLKITFVAVSSGVLVLIMIIIIQRRCCPRKRRESNSERPQNLQNGISKLHTVSLHHLDRDGTKKTNYYVFKQGAISTKNYFNWSDHPSLATDAVENGWSRFAFTTYAPSPSVRSARSLLGSCAVGENGNELEVDMSWEICQGSADFMQKIRFNSGLKKLSKSSNLMSASSVIKTCLPLPGPHLGNSSFPQEAYFEITILPYNQEDGEIMGKAKEDNIEKIKLIREDSNSKANSESLVHVTSSQRQNGHQRIQESKDNFRSDFIVLSIGLTNGGSLPPKIPGSYSGSIGFNSNGSVFLDGMKLVYESQREEWGKAEKVIGCGYNPSQKKVFFTVDSLLVHEIRCKSEEFGNPLYPTLAANGDILVLVNLGQSVFKYAPANLQRTPNPCFIGPLANSPVLGYEDSKELFSMGRIDAQWLNRSATTTRSNNNTVNSLKQILDYDLESEGDLFEIVLDNNSSTRSPNPL